The genome window CGTCCCAGGTACCAGTCACACTGTAACTGGCACTGGTCAGCTTGCTTAAAGGATCGCCCAGAATCTTGTCCAGGACAAATAAAGCACCGCCAATGGGAGCACTGGCTCCCATCAACAGAGCTGCCAACGGGAGGTTCTGGGTCAGTGGCAAAACCACCACGAGGCGCATATCCAGCGCTTCATCCGGAATATCTGTTGTGCCACTCAGCTTGAATGCGCCCGAGGGGCCGACAATCTGGAGCTCGGGGCTCATCGTCACCAGACCTTCGACAATCTGGGCCTTGCCGGAGATTGCGTCGAAGGCCACGCCCCGCTCGTACAGATCCGAAAAATCCAGTTTCAGGCGACGCCACAGGGTATCCGCATTCAATAAGTTGAAAAAGCGAAACAATTGAGCCGTGCTGTTCTGTTCCAGAATAATCCCGTCATCAAGCCGGAGACTGACCAATCCGCTCAGATCCGGTAACGAGAATTCATCGGGGCGGCCAGGCCAATCCAGGTCAAACTCAATATTGGTGGCTTTATTGGTCAGGGGGATCTGCGTTCCGAACAGTTTGTTGAGGTCAGCGAGAGCGCCCCCTGTAATTGAACCGGCAAACCGGCTGACCTCTCGGCCATCCAGGATGCTCCAGGTCATATCACCGAGCAGGGTCAGGGAACTGAGCCTGCCTTCAATGCCATTCACCTTCAACATGTAGGGCTCGGGGCGTAACAGGAATGTCCAGCTTCCCAGGGTTTCTCCGTTAAGCTGAAGGTCGCGTATGGTTACGTCCGCATCGGGCCAGTCCGCCATATCCAGTGACCTGAATGCGTCGAGTTCCTCTTCAAGGGTCAGTAATTCCGGAGCCTCGGTTCGGGTCTCATCATTACGGGCCAGCCTGACTACCTCGAAATCTGCGATAATCGCGCCACCATCATCTGGCAGGACAACCCGCCCAACCGCTCGCTCGGACCGGGTGCTGACGACCCACCGGTCACCAAGATCAAGGGCTTCGACCCGGATATCCCGCAAGGTATGTCCACCCAGATATAAATGACCAAGATCCAGATCGAAACCGGTGTCCTTCCAGAGCAAATCAAAGGCCATGCGATTTTCCCATTCGCCCCGAATGGCAATACCACCTGCCGCAGAAGTATCCACCAGTGCCTCCAGTGGCGCTGATTCGTCGGCCGTCTTTGCAAGCATCTGAGGCCAGTCCAGCGCGACTCCCTTGAGGTCAGATCGCAACCTTATTCCTGACGTGCTCTTCGCCCCCACATCAAGCGTCGCTGTGTAGGCCATGGTTCCCGTCATTCCGTAACTCTGGTCAGCAGTCTGACCTGCCTTGGCCAACACCTCCGGAATGGTCAGCTGCCCGGATTGACGGATGGAAAGTGCATCGCCCGCCCCCACCCGGCTAAGACTGATACGCACAGGATCACCAAGGAACCTTGCCTGCAGAGGCCCACCCGAGAAACCATCAACGGTGTGATAGGTCAGGTCTCCGGTGATATTACTCCAGCTCAGGTCAGCCGGCGGATAGGTAACGGTACCTCCGTCAGCAGTGACCTGGGCTTCCACCACGGCAGGCTGGTCTGAACCCAACGGCAAGTCGATGCCCAGATCCAGTTTATATTTACCCCGGAATTCCAGTTTCCTGGCTTCTGCCCCTGCCATTTCCCCGAGCGGACTGTTGTTCATCCAGAAACCAACCGTATCGCCCGGAACTTCGGCGGCCGCGTCCACTGACACGGTCGTTCCAGCGCTATCTGGAATAACCCTCACGCTGCTGGGCAACAATGTCAGCCCCCCGGTTTCGGCTTTTTCCAGTGTCACCCGCGTATCGCCGTTATGCACAACCACTCGCCCGCTCGCCCCGGACACTTCCGGCCAGCGCTCATCGTAGGCAATGGTGGCATTATCAAAGGCGTACCACATGGAGGATACAAAGGATCCTCTCGGTGCCCCTGCACCGATTTGACCATGGCCGTAATAGACCCCCGACGTAATGTCGGCTTCCTTAATGGCAGTCGTGAGCCATTCATAAAGCCCGGGATTGACCACCTTGCTCGGGACGAAATCCGCCAGCATATCGGCTTTTGCATTCTCCAGACCGATCCGCAGCCCCAAATTGTTCTCGCCGCTTTTGTCCAGTTTCAGATCGAACCCGCCGTTTAGGATGGTGTTACCGTTGTAAACCATCCGGATATCGTCCGAATACACTCTGGTCAAAGGGCCATCAAGCTGCCAGGCAACCAACCCGCCAATTTCGGAAAAGGACCAGTCTGCCCTGAAGAGCTTGGGAAAACCGAGACTCACGGGCAGTTCCCCGGCATTCAGCCGGACATAGCCCGAGTTTTTATTGAGGTACACCGAACCGAACAGGCCCGTTACGTCAGGGGCTCCCCGATAGGCCGTCACACTGACATCACGAAGACTCCCGTGAAACTCGAACCCTTTGGCAGATGAATCGGGAATGGTCAGCTCCATGCGGTCCAGAAAGCCACCTGGCCGATAATTTTCAAGAGCAGCTCGCGCCCGATCAGGAAGAAGTGGCAGTAGGGAGGCGAGTCTACGCAATGGTTTGAGAGGCAGCGCATCGGCAACAACGGTCAGCCCCTGCTCTTCGGGCATGAGGCGCAGGCTGAACGGCGGCACGTCATCGCCATCCCATGTCCATTGAAGCTGCTGAAGGTGCCACTCACCCGGGCCGCTGGACCGGACTTGTTCGGACCCAGCTTCAGAGAGCACATCCGCATGCCTGCGCCAGCCAAAACGCGCCCGTATGTTTTCAAGGGGTGCCAGCGATTCACTGCCCACGCCCAGCTGCAGGTAGGGCGTTCTTACCGTGCCGCTAACCTGTTGCAGCCTTCCGTCCCGGAACGTAAGCCAGCCCTCACCCCCAAGATCAAAGCCCTCCACCCGAATGGCCTGCCACTGATACTCATCAATAAGACCATCAAAAAGACGACCCGAGTCCACATCCAGGTAAAGCTGCCCGGTAAAGTCCCCCCGGAAAAAATGCTGACCAACCAGACTGAAGCTGGCCAGTTGTTGTGTGGTCCCGGATTGCATGGCCCGACCAGCGGCGCGAAACAGACCTTGCCGGTACACCAAATCCAGCTGGGGAATATCCAGATGGCGCACGTGCCCCTGGTTGTCCCGGATACCAAGGCTGAAGCGAGTGATTTTGACGTAGGGCTCTGACAGAACGCTCCCTGCCAGCTCAAGCCATTCCCTGATACGGTTACTGACAGGCTGGGGAAGATCGGCGCCCCGCACCCGGACCTTCCCTGCTTCGGACTGGTTGAGCGTCAGCTCAAGGCCATCGGCTTCAAAGTCCTCAAACACGACCCGCTGTCGCAACAGTGACGACAGGAAATCAAACCGGATACGCAAATACTCAAGGTGGGCAATATCCACGCCTGAATCCCGGTTGGTTACGGTAATCTGGCGTGCAGTGAAGGACGGGTCAAGCCAGAACCAACGCGAGGATAGCCCGCCTATCGAAACATCGTGGCCAATGCGTGCTGACAGCTCCCGGGCCAGATCCTGACTGAAGGCATCCACGTTACGGGTGAGCTGGCGCCCCAGGCCGGCATACAATGCAAACAACAAAAGTATGACCAGCAGAAGCCACCAGACAAAGCTGGAAATCCGGGCAGCCAACCTTACCGGTGAGCTCTCGGGATAATTATCCGGCAGTGGCGGCTCGCGATCAGAGGAAGCCATCAGACAGGGCTACTCCCCCCGCCGGCAGTCAGTCCCCGCATCAGAGAAGAACGACATCATACTGCTCCTGACTGTAGAAGGCCTCTACCTGGAAGCGGATGGTTTTGCTGATAAACGTTTCCAGGTCAGCAACGTTATCGGATTCCTCGTCCAGCAAACGGTCCACGACGCTTTGCGAGGCCATTACCAGGTAGTTTTCGGCATCATAGGCACGGTTGACCCGAAGAATTTCGCGGAAGACTTCATAGCAGACGGTCTCACTGGTTTTCAGGAAACCGCGCCCGTCACAGATCGGACAAGGTTCACAGAGTACCTGCCCCAGGCTTTCCGTCGTGCGCTTTCGGGTCATTTCCACCAACCCGAGTTCCGAAACACCGGTAATCTTGGTTTTCGCGTGATCCCGCTCAAGCATTTTTTCAAGCATCCGGTGCACCTGACGCTGGTGTTCCGGGTCTTCCATGTCGATAAAGTCGATAATAATGATGCCACCAAGGTTACGCAGGCGCAGCTGGCGACTGATAGACCGGGCGGCTTCAAGGTTGGTCTTGAAAATGGTTTCTTCCAGATTCCGGTGTCCGACAAAGCCACCGGTATTGATGTCGATGGTCGTCATCGCTTCGGTCTGGTCTATGATCACGTAACCACCGGACTTGAGCTGAACCTTACGGCTGAGGGCCTTCTGGATCTCATCTTCCACCGAGTATAGGTCAAAAATCGGACGCTCTCCCGGGTAATACTCCACCTTATCGGCAAATTCGGTGACAAACTCTTCAACAAACTCCATGACACGCTGATGACTCTCGCGACTGTCGATCCTTACCTTTTCCGTCTGCGGGCGAATGAGATCCCGGATGGTCCGGATAAACAGCGGCAAATCCTGGTAAACCACGGAAGGCGCCTGAACCCGGGTAATGCGTTCGTGGATCGACTGGCTCAGATGATGCAGGTAGCTCATATCGCCGGTCAATTCTTCCGGAGACGCCGCTTCTGCGGCTGTGCGGATAATATAACCGCCCTGAACTTCAGTATCTTCGGCCGCCGCCTCTTCAACCAGAGCCTTCAGACGAGCACGCTCAGTGTCATCCTCGATTCGCTGGGAGATTCCGACATGGCTGACACCGGGCATAAAGACGAGGTAACGGGACGGTATAGAAAGCTGGGTGGTCAACCTGGCACCTTTGGTACCAATCGGGTCCTTGGTCACCTGAACCACCAGAGACTGACCTTCCCGCAGCAGGGTGCGGATATCAGGCACTGTTTTAGGCGATTCGTTGACGTCATCGCCATTGGACTGGCTTGGAACGACATCCGATGCGTGAATAAAGGCTGCCCGCTCCAAACCGATATCGACGAACGCAGCTTCCATGCCCGGAAGCACCCTGACCACCTTGCCCTTGTAGATATTCCCGACTATGCCCTTGCGACTGGTACGTTCAATATAGGCTTCCTGCAACATACCGTTTTCGACCAGAGCAACACGGGTTTCCACCGGCGTCACATTGATCAGGATTTCTTCACTCATGCTCAGTTCTCCATACTGCTCGGCCAGTTTACCCAGACCGGATACCCGGCATCTGCCAGCAGGGCTGCCGTTTCCTGAAGTGGCAGCCCTACGACAGCACTGTAACTGCCCCGTAGTTCACTAACAAAAATACCACCAAGACCCTGAATCCCATAACTTCCAGCCTTGTCCATGGGTTCACCGCTGGCCACATAGGCCTCAATTTCATCATCAGCTAACGCACGAAAGCGGACTTCGGTGGTGACCAAAAGGGATTCACAGTGCTCACCGCTGGCAATCGCCACGGCCGTCATGACCTGATGAGTGGCACCGGACAATGCCCGAAGCATCGTAATCGCCTCGTCCTTTCCGGCAGGCTTGCCCAGAATCGTGCCGTTCAGCACAACCGAGGTATCAGAACCCAGGACCAGAGTGCCAGGCTCCTTTGCGGAAACCGCCAGTGCCTTCTCGCGGGCCAGTCGCTCTACGTAGTGCTCAGCCGATTCGCCGGACTCAGGCGTCTCGTCAATGTCTGCAGGCTGAACGGTGAACACCAGTCCGATCTGCTGCAATAACTCGGACCGTCGCGGAGAAGCCGATGCGAGAACGATTGGAGCCATGGCTAACCCAGCTTGCGGTTTATATTGTCCAGCAGGACACAGAACACGGGCCATGCTGCTGCACTGGTCAAAGCCGGCCATAAGTAGCTGAACCCGGCATCTTCCCCACCCAGCATTTGTTTGATGAAGTGGACAAGCATCTGGTTAATACCTAACAAGAGAAACACCATCAGGCATTGTTGCGGCATCGGATACATTCGCAACCGCTGGTGGACCGTAAGCACAAGGAAGGCAATCAATCCCATGGCCAGGGCGTTCACACCCAGCGGTGTGGCTTCGAGCACATCCAGGAGCAAGCCAAGGCACCAGGCCAGCAGGATGCCGAACTGGGCAGGCGCACGGAAGGTCCAGTAAAAAACCACGAGCCCCAACCACTCCGGACGGAATTCAAACCAGCCAACAGGGAACAGGGAAATGCTCAATACCAGAGCAACAACCACGGAAAATGCAAACACCGGGTAACTGATAACGGATAACATCAGCTGTCACCTCCCTGACCCGGCACTGCTTCGCCCGCAGATTTTTCCTCTTCCGGATTGCTCTGCTGGACGTTTACGCCTTCGGGGGGGAAAACCACAAGTACCAGCCGACTCTGGTTCAACCGGGCCTTTGGCGTCGCCTGAATTGATACGAAGGGCTCGCCTGGCTCCTTTCTGATGCGGCTGACTTCCGCTACCGGATAGCCCCGTGGAAACCGCCCACCAAGACCGGAGCTCACCAACAAGTCACCTTCCCTAATATCAGCCGTATCGGGAACATGAACCAGATCCAGGGTGTTGGTATCGCCAGTTCCCAGCAGAATGGCGCGCAAACCATTGCGCACTACCTCTACCGGCACCGCATGGCTGCTGTCTGACACCAGAAGCACACGAGAGGTAATCTGACTGGTTTGTACGACCTGCCCCATCAGTCCGTGGGCATCAAGAACAGCCTGGCCGGCGACAAGGCCGTCACTCTCACCCTTGTTGATAATGATTTCATGGGAGAACGGGTCCGGAGAGACACCAACCACCTCGCCGACGATCACTCGGTCGTCCAGCACTTCTGAGGAATTCATCAGCCGACGTAATTCGTTGTTCTCTGATGCCAGGGCGGCATACTTAAGCGCACGACGCTCCAGGATCAGAAGCCGGGCCTTCAG of Marinobacter sediminum contains these proteins:
- a CDS encoding YhdP family phospholipid transporter, with translation MASSDREPPLPDNYPESSPVRLAARISSFVWWLLLVILLLFALYAGLGRQLTRNVDAFSQDLARELSARIGHDVSIGGLSSRWFWLDPSFTARQITVTNRDSGVDIAHLEYLRIRFDFLSSLLRQRVVFEDFEADGLELTLNQSEAGKVRVRGADLPQPVSNRIREWLELAGSVLSEPYVKITRFSLGIRDNQGHVRHLDIPQLDLVYRQGLFRAAGRAMQSGTTQQLASFSLVGQHFFRGDFTGQLYLDVDSGRLFDGLIDEYQWQAIRVEGFDLGGEGWLTFRDGRLQQVSGTVRTPYLQLGVGSESLAPLENIRARFGWRRHADVLSEAGSEQVRSSGPGEWHLQQLQWTWDGDDVPPFSLRLMPEEQGLTVVADALPLKPLRRLASLLPLLPDRARAALENYRPGGFLDRMELTIPDSSAKGFEFHGSLRDVSVTAYRGAPDVTGLFGSVYLNKNSGYVRLNAGELPVSLGFPKLFRADWSFSEIGGLVAWQLDGPLTRVYSDDIRMVYNGNTILNGGFDLKLDKSGENNLGLRIGLENAKADMLADFVPSKVVNPGLYEWLTTAIKEADITSGVYYGHGQIGAGAPRGSFVSSMWYAFDNATIAYDERWPEVSGASGRVVVHNGDTRVTLEKAETGGLTLLPSSVRVIPDSAGTTVSVDAAAEVPGDTVGFWMNNSPLGEMAGAEARKLEFRGKYKLDLGIDLPLGSDQPAVVEAQVTADGGTVTYPPADLSWSNITGDLTYHTVDGFSGGPLQARFLGDPVRISLSRVGAGDALSIRQSGQLTIPEVLAKAGQTADQSYGMTGTMAYTATLDVGAKSTSGIRLRSDLKGVALDWPQMLAKTADESAPLEALVDTSAAGGIAIRGEWENRMAFDLLWKDTGFDLDLGHLYLGGHTLRDIRVEALDLGDRWVVSTRSERAVGRVVLPDDGGAIIADFEVVRLARNDETRTEAPELLTLEEELDAFRSLDMADWPDADVTIRDLQLNGETLGSWTFLLRPEPYMLKVNGIEGRLSSLTLLGDMTWSILDGREVSRFAGSITGGALADLNKLFGTQIPLTNKATNIEFDLDWPGRPDEFSLPDLSGLVSLRLDDGIILEQNSTAQLFRFFNLLNADTLWRRLKLDFSDLYERGVAFDAISGKAQIVEGLVTMSPELQIVGPSGAFKLSGTTDIPDEALDMRLVVVLPLTQNLPLAALLMGASAPIGGALFVLDKILGDPLSKLTSASYSVTGTWDDPQVDLRRVFDNGE
- the rng gene encoding ribonuclease G, which gives rise to MSEEILINVTPVETRVALVENGMLQEAYIERTSRKGIVGNIYKGKVVRVLPGMEAAFVDIGLERAAFIHASDVVPSQSNGDDVNESPKTVPDIRTLLREGQSLVVQVTKDPIGTKGARLTTQLSIPSRYLVFMPGVSHVGISQRIEDDTERARLKALVEEAAAEDTEVQGGYIIRTAAEAASPEELTGDMSYLHHLSQSIHERITRVQAPSVVYQDLPLFIRTIRDLIRPQTEKVRIDSRESHQRVMEFVEEFVTEFADKVEYYPGERPIFDLYSVEDEIQKALSRKVQLKSGGYVIIDQTEAMTTIDINTGGFVGHRNLEETIFKTNLEAARSISRQLRLRNLGGIIIIDFIDMEDPEHQRQVHRMLEKMLERDHAKTKITGVSELGLVEMTRKRTTESLGQVLCEPCPICDGRGFLKTSETVCYEVFREILRVNRAYDAENYLVMASQSVVDRLLDEESDNVADLETFISKTIRFQVEAFYSQEQYDVVLL
- a CDS encoding Maf family protein — encoded protein: MAPIVLASASPRRSELLQQIGLVFTVQPADIDETPESGESAEHYVERLAREKALAVSAKEPGTLVLGSDTSVVLNGTILGKPAGKDEAITMLRALSGATHQVMTAVAIASGEHCESLLVTTEVRFRALADDEIEAYVASGEPMDKAGSYGIQGLGGIFVSELRGSYSAVVGLPLQETAALLADAGYPVWVNWPSSMEN
- the mreD gene encoding rod shape-determining protein MreD, whose amino-acid sequence is MLSVISYPVFAFSVVVALVLSISLFPVGWFEFRPEWLGLVVFYWTFRAPAQFGILLAWCLGLLLDVLEATPLGVNALAMGLIAFLVLTVHQRLRMYPMPQQCLMVFLLLGINQMLVHFIKQMLGGEDAGFSYLWPALTSAAAWPVFCVLLDNINRKLG
- the mreC gene encoding rod shape-determining protein MreC — encoded protein: MFVQGPVPGFRLFLIVIVSAALVAADTRFDKLSEVRSTIATGLAPVYWLGNAPYQFSDWVAGLFVNKEDLQQENEDLKARLLILERRALKYAALASENNELRRLMNSSEVLDDRVIVGEVVGVSPDPFSHEIIINKGESDGLVAGQAVLDAHGLMGQVVQTSQITSRVLLVSDSSHAVPVEVVRNGLRAILLGTGDTNTLDLVHVPDTADIREGDLLVSSGLGGRFPRGYPVAEVSRIRKEPGEPFVSIQATPKARLNQSRLVLVVFPPEGVNVQQSNPEEEKSAGEAVPGQGGDS